tatcaaaaatagtatCATAACGTTATTAcagtcgtttagacaccaaaatcacaacaaacggagacgggtcaattttggagtcaaaacaagaatcgtgggacccgcaccgAACTGTCCAAATTTGACTCCGTCAAGACACCCTAAATATCACcccaaacttgtgttccaaaatgaaacacaattcggggctcaaAACGCAGcaaaaccaacaagcaagaaaatcccattttaatcaactaaaaaaaaaagaaaacagcAGCAGCCTAAACTCGAGATCTACAAGAATCTAATGGTGTCCAACACTCTTTGAACACTCTACGATGAAGCCACGAAAATTCTCAACACGTGagacttcgaatcacccaaaatcgaggtaaaatgagtgagatatgaccaaaacaataATACCAAAAACAAAGGCTCGAAAAAGGTACTGCAGTCAGGTTTTATCGCGAAATTACCTCGaacggggactccaaatcactatccgagctcaccaacacgttgtcctcgaaaaatctcacaactttgccttttgaatcgcccaaatcggttgagagatgagagagttatgagggttaAAGTTTTGGGAAATATTGCTGAAAATCTGCATtatattgcagattttctgcaatttttccaacaactaaaaactccgacggggtactccgatctcgttcggaaccccgtgcacgcaaacgagatatgcaaccataccaaattttaCATTCCaaactcaacggcgcagtcgaaatttctatcagaggtcatttcgataaaaagtgggtcccacttccaaaagccattttaagtcaaaacccacaaaagggctcggaaagatatcgaaaacctccagacacaaaagaagggtcaatctagaccaaactcgacattccggagctaaccacgctgacaGAATTCTCATCcaagcgcgtttactcagaatgttgaccaaagtcaaacttaggcttaaacttaaagttaaaacgcctaatcgcaccgactcacactgaaaacctcgggagccATGACGACCAtactactagcctaaaatgaccctttcggagctgatggaatcgtcagaattggattccgatgtcatcttcttgaacttttgatcgaaaatgatcattcaaggtccataagctccaaaacacaaaaactcgcaccaagaccaaacgaacgaccaggtgaccgaactgtcagtcccagcaagtcataaatgacttggggtcgctataggaacgctctaaacgacacacagaagacaagacacagaaatgaccatgagggtcattacattatttgttataaaataataattgtttaaatatttaattgacatatataaataataattatatatgtaccCTTCGTCTTCTTTGGCtcattcaaaattattaattctgTCATCTGTAAATTTTGACAAAAGaaatttttatcaagttttatacatataattaaattatgaaaTACAACACAATCATTTGTGATATATTAACAGTAtggtagaaaaaaagaaaacaatataattaaaaaattataaggtacaaaaaataaatgcatataaaaaaagataactTTGAATATATATAGGAACGTGCGTGGTACGTTTGACCTCTatcattatattaaattttataccGTCCCAACTcatatttctaatttatttatcttattgtGTGCCACCAAGTTCGTCCATTAAATCCATGTAATGTAAGAAATTtggtgaaaataaataatataaaatagagtCAGAAAAACTCTTTTTATACTTCATGGAAGTGTCATTACATgtttatttgaaaaacatataataaagTGGAAGTGTCATTATAGGTTTATTTCAAAAGCATATAATAAAGTTCAACATTTTAACATAAACTttctaatatataatatattaattgtcattattgatttgattataaaagttagaaaaaattaaatttttaattgaaaaaatatagagaaagacATTttcgtaatccaactttgaatttaaaaccttttatttttaacataaaaaaatatttgtaacatCAACCTAATTAACGTGAAAAGCaataagataaacatgtcatCATACTATTgggaaaaaaaacttaaataataaataaattaatgcaAACCATATCTAAATGTGAAAAGTTTATattcaacaaatataaaaatattataaaactgAAACTGTAGCTAACAAACATTAAAGTACTATATAGCACACAAgaatcaataatcaaaataatCTTCTTTTTATATTACAATTAACTTATGAAAATGGTTTTCctattctaattaatttttgaaaataaaagaacCGCAATgaagattaaatatattaattttaattatttgacataatattaaatcacaaatttcatttttataaaatagaagCTACAAATAAAGTATACATTCACTTATTATAGTTGAAACAtacttttttcattattattatattgaataaataaataaaaataaattaacacaGTGTGTTGACATAACAAAAAATGAtcgaaaagaaaagaaaaaaatatttttttggattgtATACTTGAATTTCACCCATATCAAGTTACGGACGTATTCGATactaaaaaagttatttaatgTTTAACTAATTTTGCGTAAGAAATAATCATATCTCAATTCATCATTCAAATCAACTTCCGGAAAtggaagaaatgaaaaaagagTTTGATTTCAGTTCTTTGACGTATataattagcttacaaatttcAATTTAACAAGATAAAttgtatcaaaatttaaattttaccaTCTAAATTTGccaaatatttttcttagaaCGGAGACATCTATTCCTTACTAACAAAtggtacaaaaataaaataaaaatttacaataattatgccaaaaaaaaaagttacaatgatacaaacaaaaatatattgtatttatttacttttatgtaTGGCTTTGTTGGTGCACAAGGTGtaacattatttttcttcagaataataattaagatttgtatctaatcaaacaaaaatagaaaatagaattaTTCTTTATGTAATAAAGAATATCAATGCAACTGAAATGCAAATTAAATCAATTCCATATGTGATGAAGCAGACATACTTTATCAATAACaaatgaaaaacataaaaaactgagaaaataatctttattgaaAGCCTGataatcaatggaagaagaagaaattattatgaaaaattacaagaatcaaataaagcaaaaaaaaattctttattacaAATGAAACAATACCTGATACAGcccaatagaaaaaaaattcagcagctttaaaattaaaatctacTACAAAGTGAAATGATTTAAAAAGTTACTAGTATATGTAGTGATATATTGAATTGGGAGGCCAAAAGTTTGGAAGTTAGAAGAGCAAAGGTTTGagagttgaagaaaaataaCGAAGAGTCAATATTTATTGTGATCTCTGAAAGAAAATGCCTTAAAggtgtttttacttttaattgaaattttttattaatgcaAATAAACAGAAGTAGCTAGAGAAAATGtaattattgatttgattttaaaagttAGTAAAAGATACttttttaatggaaaaaaattagtgtaggggtattttcgtaattcaacttttgacttaaactcttcccacttataataatatatataatatatataatatatataatatatatatatatatatgataattaggtataaatatttttggaataatattttcttacttaccgaacataaaaaaaaaaaaaaacaaaccaaaTCTGTCTACTTTTAATAAAGGCATTTTGGTTGCCTGTAATGAGTTTGCTTATGGTCTTCAATGTTTCGGCAAGCACCTTTGCAATGAGTTTGTAAGGCTACCTTTTTTGTCTGCCTCTTTCAGCTTCAGCTTCATTCACAGACTGAGCGATCCAGCTCCTCTAATTCAGAGAGGATGTTTTCTGCTTGTGTTTAAGCTTTCCATATACTCGCTTGTTCCATTCTCTAATGACTGCCTTGAGCAACTTAAGGTTTTTTTTGGAGGTAAGCACTTGAGACACAAATTAGAACAAAGAGAATATTTTGTTGTAGAAAGTCTCAAATTCAGGATCTTCCTCTGCGAATTTCCTGAGAAAAAAGTCAGGCACGTAGGTTCAGAGCTAGACCAACTACTCCAAGAACACTCATCCATAAATCGAAAGGTGAAAAAAAGCACTAGATCTTTCTTCATGGTTGGTTTACTAGGGTAAAACGTGCCCCTTTCCACCTCTAAGTAGTGGTGTTGGTGTGTTTCGTGTTAATCAAGTTgggatatactattaaccatgtaattgtgttatagtatttttttatttaatcccttgtaaagattttttatgttgtatatttaatataagaaatttttgtttaaatagatcattatgtatatatgtgtgtccATTGCTTATATAGTAGACAATTTTGTGTATGGAGTATTTTAACTCATACACGGAAGATTAAAATTGTTGGTgcatataagttataaatttatgttcACGATTAAAGATGAAGTAGGACGAACATCTTGATGATCGTAGCAcaagattaaatataatttgatcttAATTATGAGAATGGTTAAATTCNNNNNNNNNNNNNNNNNNNNNNNNNNNNNNNNNNNNNNNNNNNNNNNNNNNNNNNNNNNNNNNNNNNNNNNNNNNNNNNNNNNNNNNNNNNNNNNNNNNNNNNNNNNNNNNNNNNNNNNNNNNNNNNNNNNNNNNNNNNNNNNNNNNNNNNNNNNNNNNNNNNNNNNNNNNNNNNNNNNNNNNNNNNNNNNNNNNNNNNNNNNNNNNNNNNNNNNNNNNNNNNNNNNNNNNNNNNNNNNNNNNNNNNNNNNNNNNNNNNNNNNNNNNNNNNNNNNNNNNNNNNNNNNNNNNNNNNNNNNNNNNNNNNNNNNNNNNNNNNNNNNNNNNNNNNNNNNNNNNNNNNNNNNNNNNNNNNNNNNNNNNNNNNNNNNNNATACTTTGTAATTTATTGCGATATGGTTAATTCGTTCATTTGAGAATTATTATCGTAGTTGGAAGCCTCTATTAAATATATCTACGGTCCCTACTATGCCTGATTAATTGACCAAGTTTGAAAAGAAggacaaattgatttttttttgttgatctTCTTTAAGAGGATGAATTATTTGAGAGTTAAAGATTGAGTTAGTGACAAAAACGTTTGGCCTTAAATGGATGAAAACGTTTTTGTTCTTATTACAAAAACGTTTGGCCTTAAATGGATGAAAATGTTTTTGTTCTTATTACAAAAACATTTGGCCTTAAATGGATGAAAACGTTTTTGTTCTTATTACAAAAACATTTGGCCTTTAAATGGATGAAAATGTTTTTGTTCTTATTACAAAAACGTTTGGCCTTTAATGGATGAAAACgtttttttatctcaatttattcTCATGATTCTCTTGATTGCTCATTAAGCCTGAAATTTATTTGGACGTTTTTCCTATTCATTCTTGAGTTGGAAAACTAGATAAATAGGCTGGATATGGCATGAAAGTAATCATCTTTTGAAAAACAAGTAATACTTGCCCACACAAGTAACTTGGTAGTAACAGTCAATCAGGAAATAGGAGAAGATCATAGCTCTGGATCCTTGGCATCTGGACGACGTTTGTAGAAGTTTCAACAGGTTAATGTTCTTCTAAATTCGTTTGTGTTATATTGTTTAGTCTATATGTAAGATTTGTGATCCTGAATATAgcttccgttgtgcatattCTAACAAATCGTTCTTGGAAGATTTTCCTATATTAACTTTTGGCTATATTGTTAAAATAATTCATAAGGTAGTAGACTAGTGGCTATAATTTGGATATGAATCTGATTTGATCACTTGCTTAGGAGAAAACAAACTCAAGAACATGTTGTTTTCCATGTGGATTCTGTAAAGAGTCATTAGTACTTCTGTATCACATGTATATGGTTTGTGTTTCACCCTCATACATTTGATCTCTCAGTGTTTTAGGGTTAGTGAACTGAACTGAAGAGCTTTATAGAGGATCATTGGAATTGGCTCAACTGCAATTTTACATGCATGATGATTAGCTGCCTACAATGTGAGTTTCCAGAACTAAGATCAGCCTACTTATATAGAATAGAAGGTTTCTTTTTAGCCAATGGTTCTTGCAGTTTATCTGCCTAATGTTGCAATAAATAGTATAATTACATAACCTATGCTATTATTCATTATGAGATTGGTAAACCTGTTTTGACTTGCTTGGTATTTGCAAGACAAATTAAAAGCCAGGAGAGGTGACTTGAAGGGACAAAGTGTTGACCTGATGCTCAAGCATTTTTAAGCTGTTATCTGATGGTGGAAACAGATTTATTTGGTTTTGGTAACAAATACAGCTGCATTTTGGTGTTATACTTGATCCCTGAAATCcttaacaacaaaaaagaaaaaaagaagtaaaaggtCAAAGCTTAGTTTATATCCCTCTGTCTTGAGGGGAACAATCTCAGTAAATACGGGAGTTTTAAGTGCATCAGATGAGCAAGCTGCATTATGCAGAGATGGTATTGTCATCGAGCTGCCAAACTCTTGGTTCCTAAGGGAGAAGGTTTCATGTTggtttgagtttgatgaattgcCTTAAGCTTACTTGATGACTGTCCATCTAGGCTCTTCACAAACTCTAAAATTGTTATGATTGATGCATATTATATCAGTAGTATGATTTCTTCATGGAATGCTAACATACCAATTTTGTGTTTCCAGATACCAAAGTTATGCAGATGTACTGGATCAACCATCTAAGACATTTTGTTGGTATTACTAGTTTCTTAGCAAACACTGTAGATAACatcctccttttcttttctccttgTATGAAGATGGGGAAGTCATCAATTTCTTCTGGATGAATTCTGTTAAGCTATTGTATTGGGTCATTCTTgaaactaattttttctttcttgtttcttCACATGTTCCTTGATTTGTTTTTCATTCTTAATGCTATGACTCATTTATGTTAATGTGAATCAGCaagtgaaacaaaaaaaaaaaacccttcaTGAGCGTCTGTGGAAAATCATAGGATTTGCACCTGGCAGCTGATTGTACATGATGGTGTTATTCAAGCTTATATTCAGTTTTTCCAAAGTAGTTAACTTGTAGCTAGTGTTGGCAAATGTGAGAGAAAGGTTGTCTGAGCGCTCCTGTTCTCGCTTCATCTTTGTTTCACATCCATATATACCGAATCTGTCATCTCTTTTGCTTGCCCATCATCTGTGCCAAGTCCTTTCTCATTGTTTCTAGGATTCACCTCTTGGTTATGCTTTTAAAATGGCCTAAAGAAATTTGATAAGAGCCACTAGAAGCAAAACGAACTGTTCAAAGTGGCCATAAATGATAGCTACTAGATCTCTTCTTCTTGACCCTGAATGAAGGAGCTCCCATTGATTTGTACTCATCAATCATCTATCGGGTCTTGGAGTTGTGTCAAATGAAGTAATATATGTACCTCCATTGCAACCTGGTTTGCCTCTATGTACCAATATTTGTGATCAACGCAATCTTTGGCTCATTATCAGTTGAAGATTTTGTGGTGCGTGGTGAAGAAGTAACACAGTGGATGGTCATTCACTACTATTATGTGGTTGGCAACTTTGCCTTGCAGAACTAGTACGTACCACAATAACAACACCTCATTCCCAAAcattaatatttgttatttcacAAAAACATTACATCAACTATGAGTCAATCAAAACATATGTCTAATTCAACGGGATTATCCGCGGAATTTTCTAACAAAGTGATTGAATCAGACGAAAATGTCATGGAACTTCCCATCATCTGATGAACAATCGGTTGAGATTGAAGAGGCTGAGGAGGTACTTCTAGCACTTCAACTTCACCTTCAAGCATTTCTAATACTCTACTCATCGAAGGGCGTTGTAACGGATTTGTTTGTATGCACCATAGCGCAACTAAAGTCAGCTTTCTAGCCATCTTCTTTTCATCGTCATTTGCTTCTTCATCCACAACAATCACCTTCCCCTTGTTGAACTTAtcgtaaatataataaggaaaataTTGGCTGGAATTCTCTTCATTTGCAACTTCATGTCTATTCAAGTCCAGCATTTCCATTAGCAGCATTCCAAAGCTGTAAACATCAGCTTTGTAAGAGATTGCCCCAATGCTTCTGCTGATCAACTCTGGAGCTACATATCCAATCGTTCCACGAGCAGCTGTGAGGTTCACAATGCTATTATTTGTTGTATATAATTTTGCAAGCCCAAAGTCAGAAATCTTTGGAATGAAATTCTCATCCAAAAGAATATTGTGTGGCTTGATGTCAAAATGCAAAATTTGTACATCACAGCCTCGATGCAAATACCCAATTCCTCGAGCCACTCCAAGAATAATGTCATACTTCCTCTGCCAACTTAACAGAGGACTTCCTTGTTGACTGGTGCTGATGTACTTGTTGAGTGATCCGTTGGGCATGAAGTCGTATACAAGAGCACGTATTGTTCCCTCAACACAATACCCCACGAGCCCGACCACATTGACATGATGGATCCTTCCAATGGTAGCCACTTCATTCATGAAGTCTTGACAACCAGCTTTAGGCTTGTTCAATATCTTCACTGCTACATCTCTTCCACTTTGAAGCTTTCCTTTGTATACACTGCTGTAACCTCCCTCACCTAATTTCTCTTTGAATGCTCTGGTCATTCTCTTTATGTGGGAGTAGTTATATCTGATTGGCATGAAATTGTTTTGTGTTTGCAAAAAGCCTTCAATCGCATCATACATGGACAAATGCCTCCTTTTGAATTTGATCACCAGAAATACAATTACAAACGGAAGGCCGATCACAAATTTTGTTCCTGAAAtgttagtgaaaaattacaagattacaattgaatataaaatgaagaaataaaaatctcttcaggctgaggccCGGATATCTCTCTCTTTGAGGAGATTCAAGtccactgc
The Solanum stenotomum isolate F172 chromosome 12, ASM1918654v1, whole genome shotgun sequence DNA segment above includes these coding regions:
- the LOC125846317 gene encoding rust resistance kinase Lr10-like yields the protein MGTKFVIGLPFVIVFLVIKFKRRHLSMYDAIEGFLQTQNNFMPIRYNYSHIKRMTRAFKEKLGEGGYSSVYKGKLQSGRDVAVKILNKPKAGCQDFMNEVATIGRIHHVNVVGLVGYCVEGTIRALVYDFMPNGSLNKYISTSQQGSPLLSWQRKYDIILGVARGIGYLHRGCDVQILHFDIKPHNILLDENFIPKISDFGLAKLYTTNNSIVNLTAARGTIGYVAPELISRSIGAISYKADVYSFGMLLMEMLDLNRHEVANEENSSQYFPYYIYDKFNKGKVIVVDEEANDDEKKMARKLTLVALWCIQTNPLQRPSMSRVLEMLEGEVEVLEVPPQPLQSQPIVHQMMGSSMTFSSDSITLLENSADNPVELDICFD